The proteins below come from a single Salvelinus fontinalis isolate EN_2023a chromosome 1, ASM2944872v1, whole genome shotgun sequence genomic window:
- the LOC129865049 gene encoding poly(A) polymerase gamma-like: protein MKEMSANRNSMHGGQQPQKHYGITSSISMAFPREVDHQYTHKLSEAMKPFGVFEDEDELNHRLAVLGKLNSFVKEWIAEISETKNLPPSAITNVGGKIFTFGSYRLGVHTKGADIDALCVSPRHVERTDFFDSFFAKLKLHEEIKDLRAVEDAFVPVIKFKFDGIEIDLLFARLALQSIPDNLDLRGDSHLRNLDIRCIRSLNGCRVTDEILYLVPNKENFRLTLRAIKLWAKRRGIYSNMLGFLGGVSWAMLVARTCQLYPNAVAATLVHKFFLVFSKWEWPNPVLLKQPEDSNLNLPVWDPRVNPSDRYHLMPIITPAYPQQNSTYNVSTSTRTIMSEEFKYGLSVTDDILQGKTDWSKLFHPPNFFLKYKHYIVLTASASTEENQLEWIGLVESKIRVLVGNLERNEYITLAHVNPTSFPGNKESCSENEFVSMWFIGIIFKKVENTESVNIDLTYDIQSFTDTVYRQANNITMLKDGMKIEATHVKKKQLHQYLPVELVQRKKRSIVELNRNSNGGTSKRSSLDGSQLDSSRDTDTGTPFSSPTSVCKPSRPAASDTDDSLTPPKVPVSLFVETSSSVPDVSPPRTDQEQGLSIPVIGSKSEPSAPTGPVGSTIPTVVGRSLVSLPGSTSSTEQNQNGAKRLHSPTLEDQSKRLKDGAEPVSPPAGSTIPTVVGRSVVPCLGSSRDTTSPTEQNQNGATAASKRPHSPTQDGLPKRIRDTAHLLVSGDDPAFKEPFPLSSDGQEQGDGVNVERLGGVKAMPIPTIDSSRTQRLPSMELPDVTSPLPSSNHQRVVKNSIRLALNRHR, encoded by the exons ATGAAAGAAATGTCAGC GAACCGTAACAGTATGCATGGCGGGCAGCAGCCTCAGAAACACTATGGCATTACCTCGTCCATTAGCATGGCCTTCCCCAGGGAGGTGGACCATCAGTACACACACAAGCTCAGCGAGGCCATGAAACCCTTTGGGGTGTTCGAGGATGAGGACGAACTCAACCACAG ACTCGCAGTTCTTGGGAAGTTGAATTCATTTGTCAAGGAATGGATTGCCGAGATCAGTGAAACGAAG AACCTCCCACCATCGGCGATAACCAATGTGGGGGGAAAGATCTTCACCTTTGGGTCTTACCGGCTTGGAGTTCACACTAAAG GGGCGGATATTGATGCCTTGTGTGTATCGCCGCGACACGTGGAGAGGACAGACTTCTTCGACTCATTCTTTGCAAAGCTCAAACTGCACGAAGAGATCAAAGACCTACGG GCGGTGGAGGATGCCTTTGTACCTGTGATCAAATTCAAGTTTGACGGCATCGAG ATTGACCTGCTGTTTGCGCGGCTGGCTCTGCAGTCCATCCCAGATAACCTGGATCTGAGAGGAGACTCCCACCTGAGGAACCTGGACATCCGCTGCATCCGCAGCCTCAATG gCTGCAGAGTGACAGATGAGATCCTGTACTTGGTACCAAACAAGGAGAACTTCAGACTAACCCTGAGGGCCATCAAGCTGTGGGCCAAAC GCCGTGGAATCTACTCCAACATGTTGGGCTTCCTGGGTGGAGTCTCCTGGGCCATGCTGgtagccaggacctgccagctCTACCCCAACGCTGTGGCAGCCACTCTCGTACACAAGTTCTTCCTCGTCTTCTCCAAATG GGAATGGCCGAATCCTGTGCTTTTGAAACAGCCTGAAGACAGCAATCTGAATCTGCCTGTTTGGGATCCACGA GTTAACCCGTCAGACAGGTACCACCTGATGCCCATCATCACGCCAGCCTACCCCCAGCAGAACTCCACCTACAACGTCTCCACTTCCACACGCACCATCATGAGCGAGGAGTTCAAATACG GTCTCAGTGTCACAGATGACATCCTTCAGGGGAAAACCGACTGGTCCAAACTGTTCCATCCGCCCAACTTTTTCCTGAAGTACAA GCATTATATTGTTCTGACTGCCAGTGCATCCACAGAAGAAAACCAATTAGAATG gATCGGTCTGGTGGAGTCTAAGATCCGTGTCCTGGTGGGGAACCTGGAGAGGAACGAGTACATCACCCTGGCACACGTCAACCCCACATCCTTCCCCGGGAACAAGGAGAGCTGTAGCGA GAACGAGTTTGTCTCCATGTGGTTCATTGGGATCATCTTCAAGAAAGTGGAGAACACCGAGAGCGTCAACATCGACCTGACCTACGACATCCAGTCCTTCACAGACACAG TTTACAGGCAGGCCAACAACATCACCATGCTGAAGGATGGGATGAAGATCGAAGCGACGCACGTGAAGAAGAAGCAGCTGCACCAGTACCTTCCTGTTGAGCTGGTGCAGAGGAAGAAGAGG AGCATAGTGGAGCTGAACCGCAACTCCAACGGAGGGACTTCCAAGCGTTCCTCTCTCGATGGCAGTCAGCTGGACAGTTCCAGAGACACTGACACCGGGACTCCCTTCAGCTCTCCCACCTCCGTCTGCAAGCCGTCCAGGCCGGCCGCCTCGGACACAGACGACAG TTTGACACCCCCCAAGGTGCCAGTCTCTTTGTTTGTGGAGACCAGCTCCTCCGTGCCAGACGTCTCTCCACCCAGGACCGATCAGGAGCAGGGTTTGTCCATCCCCGTCATTGGATCAA aGTCCGAGCCCTCTGCCCCAACGGGCCCAGTCGGTAGCACCATTCCTACAGTAGTGGGTAggagcctggtctctctccctggcaGCACCAGCTCCACAGAGCAGAACCAGAACGGAGCCAAGAGGCTCCACTCCCCTACGCTGGAGGATCAGTCCAAGAGACTGAAAGACGGTGCAGAGCCG GTGAGTCCTCCAGCAGGCAGCACCATTCCTACAGTAGTAGGCAGGAGCGTGGTACCCTGCCTGGGCTCCTCGAGAGATACAACCAGCCCGACAGAGCAGAACCAGAACGGAGCCACCGCTGCATCCAAGAGACCTCACTCCCCCACACAGGACGGACTCCCCAAGAGGATACGAGACACTGCACATCTG ctgGTGTCCGGCGATGACCCTGCATTCAAGGAGCCGTTCCCTTTATCTAGCGACGGCCAGGAGCAAGGGGACGGGGTGAACGTC GAACGTCTTGGTGGGGTAAAGGCTATGCCTATTCCAACTATCGACTCGTCAAGAACACAG AGACTTCCCAGTATGGAGCTGCCAGATGTgacctctcccctccccagcAGTAACCACCAGCGGGTGGTGAAGAACTCCATCAGACTAGCCCTCAACAGGCACAGGTAA